In Juglans regia cultivar Chandler chromosome 13, Walnut 2.0, whole genome shotgun sequence, the DNA window AACTATGGCTGTTGAAGTGGAAGATCGGATCAtggtttcttcttttcaaattctGCGACCTACACTCTTTAGCTACACTTGAGAGAAGAGTTTGGGGACCGCACACAATGACACCCACATCAACAGAGCCCCAACGAGCTGATACTGATCCAAAAATTTCTGcaagcaaaaataaatatggagtCAAGAAAATAGTCGATACCTTGTAAATCAGATGAAAGCCCATGTGGGTTTTGACGTAagatttacaaatttcaaatgttCAGAATGTAGCAATCTAGTACCAAACATACTTGCTATTTGTTGAAGCGgaatttcaatttcaacaaaTATTAAGAACACTGCAGAAAGGAAAACATTGTCACGCATGTTGTGACAGTTTGCAATTTTGATATTGCAAACCACCGAGGTAAAATCAGCTTCTCAACACTATAAGCATGAAACCATTTATGCCCAGGGCTAAGAGGAAGTGTTAAGCGCATGACCTTGTGATGTAAGGTGATATCTATGAATATAGTATCGACAAAAAGTCAAATACTAAAAGACCTTAATTAGTTGATGAATCAAATTGCCCTattcttccttcatttttcttcctaCCTGATTTCCTTCTCACATTTActccaaattttgttttttgataggTACCCAAAATCATGACATAGACATTGTCCTCAATGCTATTTAATCTGGCGGCATCTAGTTTAGACCATGAAAGAATAAGAAATTCAGCTTGTTCATTTCTCCTAATCCAACCTTGTCAGTTTTGTGATTAAACCTTAAACCATGAACCCATATATGCAAACATGCCAATACGGAACGTTTTTCTTTTAACTTCTCAAGCTCATTAGCCGTTacagaaataaataattatatttgcagtttaTACAATAGAATCTGACATCCATtctgaagaaaatatttaatgttactGACATTTTAATCGATAGATTGGCTTTCAAGTATCAGAGAAATAAGTGTCTGTTAGAATAAATAAGCCCCGCTCTCTAAGGGGCCACCCTACTTGATATTTGACCTGAaacctatttattattaaaataataataactaccTTCTGCCATAAAAATTTGGAAACATACCTTTGAAGTCTGGTCTGCAACCATACCGAACTGGATATGAACTAGCAAGAGTTTCCTGGTATAAGTTCTTTTCTGTGAATACTTCATTAGGCCGCATCATGTCAGTCTTTACCCCATCTTCCTGACTTTCCTCCCTGACTAAGGTCCTTTTATCCCAAAGATGCCATAAACCAACCACAATGCCCCCATAAATGAAAACACTGACAACCATGCATGCTACAAAAAGAAGGCCTTTGTACCACcaatatgatatactaaaagGATTTATGTAACAGATGTCTAACAAACTCAAAGAGATAACGAAGCCAATTGTAGATATAATAACATAGCATCCAACCCATATCTTATTTCCAGTGCCAACCAAGGCTGAAATACCCCCTCCCATAGAGAAAACAGAAGAGCTTGTAGCCTTGTGGATATTACCCTCCTCCTGCATCAGCAACAACAAATCTAGACTGAAGAGATGATCTTGATCGTGAAAAATGACAGCACAGATAAGATAAGAAACAGGAGACTTTTAACTTACCAATGAAGGCTCTGATTCTCTAGTGACATACATTTGAACTTCGATATTCAATTTATCAGAGAAAAATGAACAGATTGACTCCACACCagtagaggaaaaaagagataaCTCATTCGACCTCTTCACAGCCCAAACAAGTAAAACATTTCTTGGTACACAAGTTTTTTTATCCTTAGTACGATGGAGAATATCACTCAATATAGCTAAAAATGGAGAGATCCCACTACCTCCTGCAACCAGTACAAGCTTTTCATACCTAAGAAGACAAAAGTTATTAACCTGTTAAAAAATGCACAGTACATCTTTCAAGAAGTAACGGATAATTTAAAATCCACCAATAGAAAATGGATAGAATACTGGCAATAACATTCAAGTGGTATCCATTACTAAGGTATCCATTATGATtgcacacacacatgcatatgATGAACAGAGTACTCACATCAAGTGGTATGGTGATTCATGGCCATAAGGCCCCTCAACAGAAGCCATAATCTGACCGTGAGGTAGTAAAGGTAGCTCTATTTGAGAATCCTCAGTGATATTTGAGACTTTCCGACTTAGCATTGATGTCCAGTCACCAAAAGCCTTTATGAGCACAGAAAGATGATGCTTACCATCCAATGGACTTGATGAAACACTGAAAGGATGCCATTGCAGCCAAGATATTTCCCGCACTCGTAGGAAGATGAAACTGAGGGCATTGTACCTCAGGTCTACATAATCAAAGAGGAAGCTCTaagattttttctcaaaaacacAACACAATAAAACAACAAATTGTTGAACTAATCTTACTTCCAGGTTTTGAAAGCACCAATTTCACTGTTCCACACGGAAGGCTTTTCATTGAAACTATGTTGACAGTCATACGTGATTGGCAGAACCTTAGAAAGCGATCAAGCATGAACAAAAATATTCCCCCAAAAACTTTACTAAAGTTCGTATCACCAATATGCAAAGCCAGGAAAATGACAAAAAGTACGTAGAGTTGATGTGTATAGAAGAAAAGCTGAAAATATCGCTTCCTCACAGGAGGAAGTGTTGTCACCCATATCAATAGACCAAATACATAACAGATAACCCCGGCAAGGTTCGCTCCACCATCACTTTTCCACTCAATTATCTGCATGAACcgaaaagttaagaaaaaaaattgttaaagagAACTTTCTTTGTTTCCATGTTTCTTCTGATTTCTCAAGGAAGAATAATAAGAAATCAGATAGAgataacaaaaagaaacaagagaATTTCGTTAAAGAAATTTCGATGTcagtttgtctttttattttttgtctagtTCAATTATTGAAgtcaatattttttgttcactACTTAGTGGGGTAAAATGCAGAAAAATAGTTCAGTCTTGCATCCCAAGAGCATGAGTTgttataaacaaacaaaaaatcctATCAGCCCCACTAAATATTTGTCAATCAGTGTAGAAAGAAGCACATAActaaaaaggacaaaaaaaaggGTTAAATTCAACCTGTAGTGCATGAGTCACGAACATGTCAAAACAATTTATTCGACCAGACCCATTATCTGTTAAAATGTGTCATACAGCCTCATGTTTGAAATATTCGATATACCAAAATTAAAGGGATTATATACTGAAACagtttttgtgatttttcttttaggagtTAGGTTAGTCCTTAAActttaattttgaactttttaattCATGTATCAAATcagtgaaagaaaaattctacataGAAATCTTATACCACACACATCCACCTAATCAACATGTGTtatttcatttttgtcattctatcttaatgcttaaatatgtatctttaaatttaagaacaaaaatgacaaattacatgTTAGTTAAGTagaggtgtgtggtgtaaggcttcctcatagcatttctctttcgctaataattcattaaaatgTCACGTCAAAACTAATCAGTAATTAAGTGCCACATGTCattgtaagaaaaaataaatataaaaaacaaaacatttaaaaaataaaagaataattaaaaagaaaaaagaggtagGCAGGGACAAGCTGAAGACCCAGTCATCAGCCTGGGTCGTGCAACCCAAGCCAAGCCTTGGACGACCACCCATGCGGAGCATGGTGCCAGCCCTGGTAGTATGTTTGTCTTTTTCTGAATTCTTTtgttgtttaattaatttttttatttttttatgttttaaatgacaTGCATTCGGTCCTTTCTGCTGAGTGGCGTTTTAACCGATTCTTAAATGAAAACTGATGAAAAAGACTGATTAGATCAAAGTTAAAAGCACAGGGAAGAAGAAACTTAGTTATAATTTAGGAATTAGCATGTTTAAACACAATAATTACTTTAGAATCtaacccaaaattaaaaatccaCAATACGTGGTGAAATACTATTCTATCCAACTTCTCAAACAACTTGAAGTTTCGACATGGGTACCACATAATTATCCGAAATATCCATAACAAGAACTTAAGGAATAAAgtagtgtaaaaataaaaataaaaagagcacGTGTTTGCATTTTAATAGAGATAATGTCATAGGTGCTAGAAAAAGGTATAATAATTACTTTTGGTCTTCCCTATAACCActaatttttgtcttttattggTATATGCTACTTTaggtttagataatgagttgagataaaaattaaaagttgaataaaatattattagaatattattttttaatattatcattattttgtaattcaaaaaagttaaattatttattatattttgtgtgaaaatttaaaaaatttgtaataattagattagataagTTGAGATCAACTCTAAATCTAAACAGGACCTTAGTTTTTTATCAGAAGCATCATAAAGTTGTCTCAACAATGTTAAACAAGTAAGAGgactataaaattaatttgagaAATATGTATACACATAAAAACAGTGATAAATTTGTAACACGGTTTCTATCTGCATAGGCAATAAATAATTCAGTATGAGCACTCACTTCAGATGGTATGATGCCCCGTATCGCCCATAAAATCATGTAGCAAAGTCCATGAAGGGTAAGGAGGAACATTGTGAGATTTCCCAACCAAACATGATATCTGGTGGCATGCTCGAAAGGTATATCCACAAGGCGGAGGAGAATCGACCCCCTCGCGAttgggagaaagagaaaagccAAGCAAGATAATGCAATCAAACCAAAAGTATATGCTGACATTTGCAACATAAACAACCTGAAAAATAGGGGAAATCAGATTTATTTAGAACACGCTTGATATTGCCTAGTTAAGCATGTCACTTCTAATACATACTAATACCCAACCAAACCCAGAAAATAATATCATACCTCTTTTCTTCGAGGGTCAAGTCACCATAGCTAGGCAAAATTTCAAAGTTCACTACCGTATAGGCATAAACAGCCCAGAGAACAAACATAACAAAGAGGACTATGCCAATCAATTCGGCAGCGGAAACGACCCCAAATGGTCCATCCACCAGAACGGGAAAAGTCCACAGTCGGAATCTTGGAGGCCTTTTCCTGTAATAGATTATGTTTTTGGAAGTATTAGAATTTAAACAGACATATTGGGTCGATGCCTCTGTTTTTGGTTATCCTAGTTCCAATAATCTGGTCTGTAAGTAacacaaatataataagaaCTCGTAAAAGTGCAAAAGAATCACTTACTCTTGTAGATGTTCTTTCTGTTGCTCTTCCCCAG includes these proteins:
- the LOC109001751 gene encoding ferric reduction oxidase 7, chloroplastic-like codes for the protein MAIFTSSISFECRHEEELGEGFELQLRGEVSPNMKMRELDMSRNKDIYSRSQSQKSSGSYCCILLVTMAVDELYSDQQPLLLSNGGHDNEYKIKETRIFLSLAKWVLKFTMWVVFVAWVALFFLVPTDFGTGLYDVWVSATSGTLFGETGSILVLYSGPIIIIAFLAVPYLLISGEEQQKEHLQEKRPPRFRLWTFPVLVDGPFGVVSAAELIGIVLFVMFVLWAVYAYTVVNFEILPSYGDLTLEEKRLFMLQMSAYTFGLIALSCLAFLFLPIARGSILLRLVDIPFEHATRYHVWLGNLTMFLLTLHGLCYMILWAIRGIIPSEIIEWKSDGGANLAGVICYVFGLLIWVTTLPPVRKRYFQLFFYTHQLYVLFVIFLALHIGDTNFSKVFGGIFLFMLDRFLRFCQSRMTVNIVSMKSLPCGTVKLVLSKPGNLRYNALSFIFLRVREISWLQWHPFSVSSSPLDGKHHLSVLIKAFGDWTSMLSRKVSNITEDSQIELPLLPHGQIMASVEGPYGHESPYHLMYEKLVLVAGGSGISPFLAILSDILHRTKDKKTCVPRNVLLVWAVKRSNELSLFSSTGVESICSFFSDKLNIEVQMYVTRESEPSLEEGNIHKATSSSVFSMGGGISALVGTGNKIWVGCYVIISTIGFVISLSLLDICYINPFSISYWWYKGLLFVACMVVSVFIYGGIVVGLWHLWDKRTLVREESQEDGVKTDMMRPNEVFTEKNLYQETLASSYPVRYGCRPDFKEIFGSVSARWGSVDVGVIVCGPQTLLSSVAKECRSQNLKRRNHDPIFHFNSHSFYL